The following are encoded together in the Pan troglodytes isolate AG18354 chromosome 6, NHGRI_mPanTro3-v2.0_pri, whole genome shotgun sequence genome:
- the SSMEM1 gene encoding serine-rich single-pass membrane protein 1 isoform X1, translating to MVYFLSKESSWETFFSLFWEVDPPPIPLNCTIPSQDYECWKDDSCGTIGSFLLWYFVIVFVLMFFSRASVWMSEDKKDEGSGTSTSVRKETSCKRQSKDSAWDPSQTMKKPKQNQLTPVTNSEVALVNACLEQRQARRQSQFNEVNQNQHDSDTTECGSEESNSEASSWKDSESEHHPSPDSIKRRKMAQRQRNLGSYQMSERHCLHCKALRTNEWLAHHSRQKPSVTPPMKGDSQEESSISDINMKFSKF from the exons ATGGTTTATTTTCTGAGCAAGGAGTCATCATGGGAGacctttttttccttattttgggAGGTAGATCCTCCCCCCATACCTTTAAATTGTACCATTCCAAGTCAGGATTATGAATGCTGGAAGGATGACTCTTGTGGAACCATAGGGAGCTTCCtgctttggtattttgttatcgTATTTGTCCTGATGTTCTTCTCTAGGGCTTCTGTCTGG ATGTCTGAGGATAAAAAGGATGAAGGCAGTGGGACAAGTACTTCAGTAAGGAAAG AGACTTCCTGTAAGCGGCAAAGCAAAGACAGTGCCTGGGATCCCTCACAAACAATGAAGAAACCAAAGCAGAACCAACTTACCCCTGTAACCAACTCAGAAGTGGCTTTGGTCAATGCCTGTCTTGAACAAAGACAAGCCAGGCGCCAGTCTCAGTTCAATGAGGTGAACCAGAACCAACATGACAGTGATACTACGGAGTGTGGCAGTGAAGAGTCTAACTCAGAAGCCTCCTCGTGGAAGGACAGTGAAAGTGAACACCACCCATCACCAGACAGTATTAAGAGGAGAAAAATGGCTCAGAGGCAAAGGAATCTGGGAAGTTACCAAATGAGCGAAAGGCACTGCCTCCACTGCAAAGCCTTGAGAACCAATGAATGGTTGGCGCACCATTCCCGACAGAAGCCTTCAGTAACACCGCCAATGAAAGGAGACAGTCAAGAGGAAAGTTCCATATCTGACATTAACATGAAATTtagtaaattttga
- the SSMEM1 gene encoding serine-rich single-pass membrane protein 1 isoform X2 has translation MLLKMSEDKKDEGSGTSTSVRKETSCKRQSKDSAWDPSQTMKKPKQNQLTPVTNSEVALVNACLEQRQARRQSQFNEVNQNQHDSDTTECGSEESNSEASSWKDSESEHHPSPDSIKRRKMAQRQRNLGSYQMSERHCLHCKALRTNEWLAHHSRQKPSVTPPMKGDSQEESSISDINMKFSKF, from the exons ATGCTTCTTAAG ATGTCTGAGGATAAAAAGGATGAAGGCAGTGGGACAAGTACTTCAGTAAGGAAAG AGACTTCCTGTAAGCGGCAAAGCAAAGACAGTGCCTGGGATCCCTCACAAACAATGAAGAAACCAAAGCAGAACCAACTTACCCCTGTAACCAACTCAGAAGTGGCTTTGGTCAATGCCTGTCTTGAACAAAGACAAGCCAGGCGCCAGTCTCAGTTCAATGAGGTGAACCAGAACCAACATGACAGTGATACTACGGAGTGTGGCAGTGAAGAGTCTAACTCAGAAGCCTCCTCGTGGAAGGACAGTGAAAGTGAACACCACCCATCACCAGACAGTATTAAGAGGAGAAAAATGGCTCAGAGGCAAAGGAATCTGGGAAGTTACCAAATGAGCGAAAGGCACTGCCTCCACTGCAAAGCCTTGAGAACCAATGAATGGTTGGCGCACCATTCCCGACAGAAGCCTTCAGTAACACCGCCAATGAAAGGAGACAGTCAAGAGGAAAGTTCCATATCTGACATTAACATGAAATTtagtaaattttga